The region CGTTAATACGCACGTACTCGTGGGACAGATCGGTGGTCCACAGGGTTTCCGCGCATTGACCTCGGCCGAGGTCAATGCGGATGGTGATTTCTGCCTGGTCCATGACCGCCTGTCCCTGCTCCTCCGTGTAACTCTCGGCGCGTCCGCCCTCTTCGACAATCAGCGTATCGTTGAGGTGGATACGGACCTTGTTCGCATCGAGCCCCGGAACGCCGGCGTAGCCCACCGCCGCCACAATCCGGCCCCAGTTGGGGTCCGAGGCGAACAGCGCGGTTTTGATCAGCGGCGAATGCGCCACCGCATAACCCACCTGCAGACACTCATCCTGACTGGCGCCGCCGCTGACCGCGAGTGTGACAAACTTGGTCGCCCCTTCGCCGTCCGCGACAATACTCTTGGCGAGGTATTCATGGGCCCCGATGATCAGCCCACGCACTTTCTCGTACAGATCGCCAGAGGCCTCGGTGATGGCCTCCGCACCGGATTGCCCAGTAGCCATCAGGATGCAGGAATCGTTGGTGGAGGTATCGCCGTCGATGGTGATCCGGTTGAAGGATTTATTCGCGGCCTCCTTGCACAGATCGTCCAGCACCGGCTGGGCGATATCCGCATCGATAGCGATATAGGCGAGCATGGTGCCCATGTTCGGCTTGATCATACCCGCGCCCTTGGCAATACCGTTGACCCTGATGGTTTTACCATCATGCTCGACGCTGGCGGTATACCCCTTGGGGCGGGTATCAGTGGTCATGATCGCTCTCGCCGCCGCCTCCCAGCCGGTTTCGCTGAGCCCGGCGTGGGCTTGGGGTAGCACATTGACGATCTTGTTGACCGGCAGCGGCTCCCCGATCACGCCGGTGGAGAAGGGCAGAACCTGGGCGGCCTGAACACCGGACAACTGGGCGACGGCCTCACTGGTGGCAATGGCGTCGCGTCGGCCCCGCTCGCCCGTGCAGGCATTGGCATTGCCGGAGTTGATCACCAGGTAGCGGGGGCTCGCCTGCTTGAGGTATTCGCGGCACAGCGTCACCGGCGCGGCACAAAAGGCGTTGCGGGTGAACACGCCGGCGCTGCGGGTGCCCTCGGCCAGCTCGATCAGCACCACATCCTGGCGACCGGGCTTTTTGATGCCGGCGCTGGCCGTGGCCAGTTTGATCCCGGCCAGTACGGGCATGGAGGGAAAGGGGTATTCGCCAACGGCCATTTTTGGAACTCCGTTTTAATGAAGGGTATACCACAATGGTGGATGACGGCCTTTGGCCGTATCCACCCTACGCGCTATGGCACCGAGGGCCGTCACGCTATCCTATCAGCTCAACTTACCGTGACACTGTTTGTATTTCTTGCCGGAACCGCATGGGCACGGATCGTTGCGGCCCACTTTGCGTCCGTCGCGCACGAATGGCTGGCCGCCGGGCTCACCTTCGCCCGCCGGCTGCTCTGCCGCCTGTTGGCGACCACCACCCAGTGCGGACACCTCATCGTGCTGCAGCTGCATCTTCTGCCGCTCCCGAGCTTCACGCCGCTTGCGTTCCATTTCCTCCATCTGCTCCCGGGTCACAGGCTCAACCCGGGCCAGCAGATGAATCACCTCATGCTTCACTTTATCCAGCATGCTCTGGAACAGATAAAACGCTTCACGCTTGTATTCCTGCTTCGGGTTGCGCTGCGCATATGAACGCAGGTTGATCCCCTGGCGCAAGTGATCCATGTTGGCCAGTTGTTCCTTCCAGGCATTGTCCAATACCTGCAGCATCACCTGCTTTTCGATTTCGGTCATCACCGGCCCGATCCGTGCACATTTGGCGTCGTAGGCACCCTGCACTTCGGTCTGGATTTTTTCGCGCAGCTTCTCTTCATGCAACTGGTCGTCTTCATCCAGCCACTTGGCCACCGGCAGACGCAGCCCGAACTCCTGCTCCAGACGCTTCTCCAGGCCGGGCACATCCCACTGCTCCTCCAGGCTCTGCGGCGGAACATGTTCACTGATGATCTCGTCCAC is a window of Marinimicrobium sp. C6131 DNA encoding:
- the argJ gene encoding bifunctional glutamate N-acetyltransferase/amino-acid acetyltransferase ArgJ → MAVGEYPFPSMPVLAGIKLATASAGIKKPGRQDVVLIELAEGTRSAGVFTRNAFCAAPVTLCREYLKQASPRYLVINSGNANACTGERGRRDAIATSEAVAQLSGVQAAQVLPFSTGVIGEPLPVNKIVNVLPQAHAGLSETGWEAAARAIMTTDTRPKGYTASVEHDGKTIRVNGIAKGAGMIKPNMGTMLAYIAIDADIAQPVLDDLCKEAANKSFNRITIDGDTSTNDSCILMATGQSGAEAITEASGDLYEKVRGLIIGAHEYLAKSIVADGEGATKFVTLAVSGGASQDECLQVGYAVAHSPLIKTALFASDPNWGRIVAAVGYAGVPGLDANKVRIHLNDTLIVEEGGRAESYTEEQGQAVMDQAEITIRIDLGRGQCAETLWTTDLSHEYVRINADYRS